The genomic interval GGGGGTCGTCGCGATCGTGACGACGGTCGCGATGGCCTGTACCACCGACGACGCGGCACCCCCTGCGCCGCCGTCGACCGCCACCTCCCCTCTGCCCACCGCGCCATCCCCGTCTGCAGTGCGGCCGGTCCCCACTCCGGTCAACCCGCTGTCCCTGCAGGCGTTGATGACGAAGAAGTACAACGGCGGGGACTTGAAGCTGGACCGGGTCCTCGCCCGCAACCCGGCGTACACCCGCTACCACGTGTCCTATCGCAGCGGAACGTTGCGGATCTCGGGAATCATCAACATCCCGTCGACACCGGGACCGCATCCGGCGCTCGTCCTGAACCACGGCTACATCGATCCGGCCGTGTACACGAACGGCCGCGGGCTGATGCGCGAGCAGGACTACCTCGCGCGCCGTGGGTACGTCGTCCTGCACACCGACTACCGCAACCACGCCCAGTCCTCGAAGGACGCGAGCTCCGAGCTGAACCTCCGGCTCGGCTACACCGAGGACGCCATCAACGCGGTCCTCGCGCTGAAGACCTCGCAGTACGTCGATCCCGCGCGGATCGGGATGCTCGGCCGTTCGATGGGCGGCGGGGTCACGTACAACACGCTCGTCGCGCAGCCCGGGCTGGTGAAGGCAGCCGTTGTGTTCGCGCCGGTGAGCTCGGACGCGGTCGACAACTTCAACCGCTGGACCCGACCGGATCGCCCGCTCGCCACCCAACTCCTGCGCCGGTACGGCGAACCGTCACGCAACCCGTCGTTCTGGCGGAATCTGTCAGCGGTGAACTTCTTCGACCGCGTCACCGAACCGGTGCTGATCCATCACGGCGAATCCGACTCGACCTGCCCGATCGCCTGGTCCCGCGACAGCCTGGCCGCACTGAAGACGGCCGGGAAGAACGCGACGCTCTCCACCTATCCCGGTGAGGAACACGCGTTCGGCCCGGCCTGGCCGACGTCGATGGCGCGGACGGTGACCTTCCTCAAACAGCACGGGGTTTGACCGCGCTGACGGCGTACATCGTCAGGGCAGCGGTTGCCACTCGTCGTCCCGCATCCGGATGATCGCCCACCCCACCGCGGCGAATCCGGCGGCCTGCAGACCCCAGCCGATCAGGTCGAGCGTGTGACTGCCGAGGATGATCGCGGCAACGAAGTGGATCGGCTGCGAGACGATCACCGCGATGGCGCCCCAGCGCGGCCCGACGTGGGAGCGCCACATCGCGAGGCCCAGCAGGATCGTGCCGAAGACGTGACCGATCACGAACACGAAGCCGGCCACGTTCATCGAACCGTGCGTGATGTCGGCCGCCTTCGCGATCGACGCCGGGTCGAGTCCCGCCGTACCCGCGGACCAGGTGAACACGTCGCTCGAGGCGGTCCACGGCAACGACAAGTACCCCGGGATGAGCAGGAACAGGGCGACCGCGGTCAGCCAGGGTGTACTGCGACGAGTCAGGCGGCCGACGAAGTACACCGCGGGCACCAGCGTCAGGAACCCGATGTAGCCGAACCACAGCACCAACGAACTACGGCCGAGATCGCCGACGATCTTGTCGACGATGGTCGGTACGTCGTCCGTCGTGTTGTACGGCAGGAAGTACCGCAGCAACGCGATGGCTGCCGGGCCGATCGGCAGGATCAACGCAGCCGTCCATCGCCAGAGCGGCCGGATGTCCGCGTGCGTCGTAGGTGTCACTGTCTGGGTCATTTTCTGGGTCACTTTCTGGTTCATCGTGCACCTGCCAGTTCACGCGACGGCAGCAGGACCGCCAGTACGCCGACGATCGTCGCGCCGACGCCGACGCCGGCCGCGATCACGGCGGCGGCGGGAACGTCGGAGACGAAGAACGCCGGGACCGACAGCAGCGCCGACGCGATCCGCAGCGTGAGCAACGGGACCAGCGGCCACCGCTTGCCCCACCATGCGAGGCCCACCAGCACCAGGCTCAGCAGCCCCAGCGCCGAACTGCCGATGGCGATGCTCATCGGCGGGTGGTCCCCGTCCGTCATGAGCGGCGTGAACAGATCCACTACCGCGAGTAGCCCGAGTACAACCAACCCGAACTTCTTCATTTCCCTTACCCCCTTGTGAAGCGATTCCGACTGCCCAACCGTCGCTCGGCCGGCAGTGGTCGGGCCTGGGCATGCGCTCCCTGGTGTCCAGGCGGTTCCCCGCCCGGACCGGGAACGCGATCCCGAGACGCCGGGAACCCTTTGGGCGCACACTTCGGGTATGACCACCACCGCAGCGGGCCGACGGGGCCTCGCCGGCCTGCTCGCCGGCTTCGTGGTTGCGGAGGTCGCGGTCGCCGTCGGCTACCTCCTCGCGATCGGCTGGGGCTGGCACGAGCTGGTCGACTCGTTCATGGTGACCAACGGTCTGATGGCGCTGACGTTCGGCCTGTGCGGCGCAGTCATCGCGTGGCACCGGCCGTCCAACCCGATCGGCTGGCTGTTCCTCGCGGACGGGATCGGCCACGCGACGACGCCACTGGCGGGCGCGATCGCGGAGTTCCTCGCCGACCGGGGCGGATCGATGTCCGCGCAACGTGTCTTCGTCACCATCTCGTCCGCTGCGTGGCCGTGGTCGATCGGTCTGTTCCTGCCGCTGGCGCTGCTGCTCTTCCCGACCGGCCACCTGCTCTCGCCACGCTGGCGCTGGGCGGCCGTCGGCGTCATCGCGACCGCGCCACTGTTCGTCCTGGAGATGGTTGGCAGCGGAGACCCGATCGCCTCCGATCTCCCGCGGGGCTACCTGGAGATCCCGTCGTACGACGCCCTCGGGCCGCTGTGGGCCTTGACCGAGCTTCGCAACCTGGTCGCGATCCTGCTCGCCGTCGTCTGCCTGACGATCAGGTACCGCCGCGCCGACGAAACGGGCCGGCGGCAACTCCTGTGGTTGCTGCTGGCATCGGTGATCGCGATCCTGTTCGTCACGCCCTGGGCCTTCATCGCGGGGACGCCGATCCTTGTGCTGCTGGCGATTCCGCTGATCCCGATCGCGGTGGCGGTGGCGATCGTGCGCTACCAGCTGCTCGACATCCGGCTCGTGATCTCTCGCGCACTGACCTGGGCGTTGCTGTCCTTGGTTGCCGTCAGCATCTATGCCGTCCTGGTCGCGCTGCTCGACTCGCTGATCGCGTCCCAGGTCGGGCGGTCCGCGGCGGTCACGGTCTTCGTCGCGCTGATCATCGCGCCCGTCCTTCCTCGTCTGCAACACCTTGTCGACCGGGCGCTGTACGGCGATCGGCACGACCCGGCGCGAGTCGCGTCGCGGGTCGGCGAGCAGCTGTCCGCTGGGCTTCCAGGTGTTGTCGCCGCGATCCGGTCCGCGCTGCGTCTCCCGTACGCCGCGTTGACGGTCGACGGTCAGGTGATCGCGATGGACGGTACGCCGGGTGCCGTCGTACCGCTCGAGCTTTCGTACGGCGGCGAGGTTGTCGGATCGCTCGACGTCGGGGTGCGGTCGGGCGAGTCCGGATTGTCGTCGGCGGACCGCAGCGTGCTCGGGCTGGTCGCCGTACCGCTGGCTGTTGCTGTGCACGCGACGCGGTTGTCCGCTGAGCTGCAGTCGTCGCGGGAAAAGCTCATCTCCGCCCGCGAAGAGGAACGCCGCCGTCTCCGCCGCGACCTCCACGACGGCCTCGGGCCAACGCTTACCGGCATCGCCTTCTCGGCCGACGCGGCAGCGAACCTCATCAGCACAGATACCAACCAGGCGATAGACCTTCTCTCCAGGTTGCGCGCTGACACCCGGACCGCCATCGGCGACATCCGCCGACTCGTCGACGACCTTCGCCCGCCAGCGTTGGACGAACTCGGCCTCGTCGGAGCGTTGCGGCAGCGCGCCGACCAGATGTCGTTCCGTGCCGACGGCTCGGCCATCCAGGTCGCGGTCTCGGCCAACGGGCTGCCGACCTTGCCGGCCGCGCTCGAGGTCGCCGCGTACCGCATCGCGACCGAGGCGCTCACCAACGTCGTACGGCACTCGCGCGCGACCTCCGCAGTACTCGCGCTCCGCTGCGGCAGCGACCTCGAGATCGAGGTGACCGACGACGGCCCACCGAACGGCGCATGGCGTCCCGGCGTCGGCCTGCAGGCAATGCGCGAACGCGCAGCCGAGCTCGGCGGCAAGTTCGAAGCCGGCCCCACACCGCAGGGTGGTCTTGTCCGCGCCCGCTTCCCCCTGACCGCCGAACTGGAGGCGCGATGACCGCAGGCGACCTGCCCGACACCATCCGCGTCGTCCTGGCCGACGACCATCCCGTCGTCCGGGCCGGGCTGGCAGCGCTCCTGACTTCACTGCCGGGCATTGACGTCGTCGGCGTCGCCTCGACAGGCCGCGAGGCTGTCCGCGAGGTCATCACGTCCCGCCCGCAGGTCGCCGTACTCGACCTCCAGATGCCCGACCTCGACGGTTTCGCCGCCACCCGCGAACTGGCTCGCTCCGCACCGGACACCGCCGTACTCGTCCTCACCATGTTCGAGGACGACGACTCGGTCTTCGCCGCCATGCGCGCCGGCGCCCGCGGCTACCTGGTCAAAGGTGCCGAACAAGAAGAAATAGCCCGAGCCATCCGCGCCGTCGCCGCCGGCGAAGCCATCTTCGGCCCCGGCGTCGCCCGTCGCGTCCTCACCTTCTTCTCCGCCCCACCACCCGCCGCCGACCCGTTCCCCGAACTCACCACCCGGGAACGCCAGATCCTCGACCTGATCGCCGCCGGCCTCTCCAACCCAGCCATCGCCGACCGCCTCACCCTCGCCTCCAAGACCGTGGCCAACAACGTCACCACCATCTTCACCAAACTAGGCATAGCCGACCGAGCCACCGCCATAATCCAGGCCAGAAACGCGGGCCTGGGCAACCAATGACGTACCGAAGGACGGGTAGTGGTGCCTCCGTCTCCCATCTCCCCCGCCTGCCGCGTCCCGCCTGACCGCCGATCCCCCGACCACTACCCGTTCTTCGGTACACCTCAGCGGATCGCGTTGAGGTAGCGGTTGCCGACCGTTTTCAGGTGGGTGATGAGGTCGGGTGGGCCGTCGATGTGGAAGTCGAGGCCGAGCATGCCGATGTAGACGGCGACGATTTCGAGGGAGTCGGCGCCGGTGACGAGGACGCAGGTGTTCTCGTCGACGGACTCGACGATGCCGACGGCGGCGTGGATGCGGGACAGGACTTCCTGCGCCGGCGCGAACACCGTGATCCGGGCGTGCACCTTCCAGCCGGTCGACGCGACATCGCGGAGTACGAAGTCGGTGTAGTCGTCGCCCGGCATCGGGCGGGCCTGGTAGCGCCGACCCGTTGCCATCCGCAACGACATCCAGTCGACCCGGTACGTACGCCACGTGCCGCTCTCGTCCCGCGCGACGAGGTACCAGTAGCGCTGCCAGCTGACCAGGCGGTACGGCTCGACCAGGATCGGCAGGTCCTGTACGACGCCTGATCCCGCGCCACGCATCGGGCTGCCCGCCGCGACGGCGTACTCGAAGCGGAGGTAGTGCTCGTCGCGGATGCAGGCCGCGATCGTCGCGAGTACGCCGGGATCGATCTCGGGATCGGCCACGTTCGACCCGGTGTTGTCGGGGCCCTTCTCCATCGCCCGGTGGATCGCGTTGACCTGGCGCTGGAGGCGGTGCGGGAGGACCTGCTCGAGTTTCGTCAGCGCCCGCGCACTGCTCTCCGCCATCCCCATCACGCCGGCGCCGGTCCGCAGCCCGACCGCGACGGCGACGGCCTCCTCGTCGTCGAGCAGCAGCGGCGGGAGCTTCGCGCCGACGCCGAGTTGGTAGTGGCCGGACGGGCCGCGGGTCGCGTCCACCGGGTACCCGAGCTCGCGGAGCCGGTCGATGTCGTTGCGGATCGTCCGCGTCGTCACCTCGAGCCGCTCCGCGAGCTCGGTCCCGGTCCAGGCCGGCCGGGTCTGCAGCAGGGCGAGCAGGCTGAGGAGGCGTTGCGAAGTCTCGAGCAAAATCAGTCTCCCAATTAGGAATCTAATGTTCCTATACGGATTCTACGGTAAACCCATGAGCACAAACGAGAGCATCCGGTCCTTCACCGTCACGATCGACCAGGCCGACCTGGACGACCTGCAGGCCCGCCTCGCCCGGACGCGGCTGCCCGAGCCGGCTCCCGGCGACGACTGGGACCTCGGCACCCCGAACCACTACCTCCGCGAGATGGTCGACCACTGGCAGGACGGGTTCGACTGGCGTGAGCAGGAGGCGCGGATGAACTCCTTCCCGCACTACCTCACCGAGATCGACGGCCAGACCGTCCACTTCATCCACGTGCCGTCCGCGGTCGAGGGCGCGACGCCGCTGCTCCTGCTGCACACCTACCCGGGCTCGTTCGTCGACTTCCTCGACATGATCGGCCCGCTGACCGACCCCGCGTCGTACGGCGGATCGGACGCCGACGCCTTCTCCGTGGTGGTGCCCTCGATGCCGGGCTTCGCCTTCAGTACGCCGCTGATCGACCGGGGCTGGACGATGGCCCGGGTGGCGCGGACGTACGACAAGCTGATGCGGCGGCTCGGGTACGACTCGTACGGCGCGCACGGGTCCGACGGCGGCGCGATGATCTCGCGGGAGCTCGGCGTACTCAATCCTGACGGCTTCCTCGGGCTGCACGTGCTGCAGCTGTTCTCGTTCCCGTCCGGCGAACCGGCCGAGTTCGAGAAGTTCACGCCGGAGGACTACGCGGCGCTGGAGCACCTGAAGTGGTTCCAGTCGGTCGGCGGGTACAACGCGATCAACTCGACCCGCCCGCAGACCGTTGCCGTCGGCGTCTCCGACTCGCCCGTCGGCCAACTCGCCTGGAACGAACTCTTCAACAGCTTCGGCAACGGCACCAGCCTGGTCAGCCGCGACCAGATCCTGACCGAGGTCTCGCTGTACTGGTTCACCAACAGCTCGGCCGCCGCCGGCCGCTACCACTACGAGGAGGCCCACGCCGGCGTCGAGCCGCAGCTCAACCACGCCCCGACCGGCGTCGCCGTCTTCGCCGACGACTTCAAGACGATCCGCCCGCTGGCCGACCGCGACAACACCAACATCGTCCACTGGTCCAACTTCAAGGAAGGCGGCCACTACGCCTCCCTCGAACGCCCGGACGACGTCACCGCCGACCTCCGGAAGTTCTTCGGCAACCTGTGATCGTCGAAGGCCGGCCCGCAGACCGCGGGCCGGCCTTCTCAGCTCTTCAGCTCGATCTTGTCGATCACCTTCGGCCCGACGGTGTCCAGCACGAGGATCCCGTCCTGGAAGAAGTTGCTGACGTACATCCGCTGGCCGTCCTGACTGACGGCCAGCTCGACGGTCGCCCCTAGGTCGTCGGTGAGTGATTCGACGACCTGATGCTTGCTCAGATCAACGATCCGGACGACGTCGTTGGCGCCTTCGGTCCCGAGGATGTAGAGCCTCTTGCCGTCCGAAGCCGCGATCCTCGACCCGTCTGGCAACGGCTGGGGCGTCGGCCGCGTCGTCTCGACGTTCGTGTTGATGACCGCGTACGACGAACTGCCGAGCGCGTACAACGCTCCGTCCGCACCCGGAGTGAGATCACGGAGCTTGGACTCCACCGGGATCGGGCTCCGCGCGGGTTGCCGCGTCAACGTGTCGATCACCGCGACCGTGTCCGAGTCGCCACCCGCAATGTAGAGCCGCTTACCCTTGTCGTCGACGGCGATGTCCGCCGGGTTCGCTCCGCTGGCCAGCGGACCGCCGACCGTCTGCATCGTCTCGGTGTTGACCTCGGTGATCGTCTGACTCTTCTTGCTGAGCACGTAGAGGCGGTGGGCGGCAACACTCAACGTCAACTCGGTGGGCTCGGGCGCGACGGCGATCGGCTGGCCGACCACCTTCCACGCGGCGACGTCGATCACCGAGATCGTGCCGGAGCCCGAGTTCGCGACGTACAACGTCTTTCCGTCCGGCGAAAGGTCGAGTCGGCTGGGCTGGACTCCGACCCGGAGCGCGTCGCCGATCTGCTTGCGAGTCGTCGTACTCAGCTTGATGATTCGTTCGTTGCCGATGTCGGCGGCGTACAGGAACTGGCTGTCGGGACTGACCGCCAGGCCGATCGCGATCGGCGCTCGAGCTGCGGGCGGTACGACGGCGACCGCGACACCACCGAGTACGGCGGGCGCGAGCAACGTTGCCGCCATGAACCAGCGTCCTGTCGGCAGGTTGGCCGCGGCCGGTCTGATGACACCGACGATGCCGAGCAGCAACCAGACGGCGAACAACACCAGCAGCAGTGAGCTGAACCCTGCCGCAGGGTGGACGAGGCCGATCCAGACGACGAATCCGCCAACCACCCAGCCGGCCAGGAACGGCCGTCCGAGGTTGAGCAGCGGACAGGCCAGCGCCAGCTCGGCGCCGAGGATGCCGAGCACGACCGGGCTCAGGCGGTCGAGGAGGTCCGGCTTGAAGAGGTGCGGCCCACCGCGGTAGGCGTCGACCACCATCACCAGGATGAGGATCGCGGCGGCGGCGCCCAAGAGCACGAGGCGGAGCTCTGGGCGCGGCCGTCCAGGGCGCCATTTGATGAAGCTGACGACACCCGCCGCCAGCCAGGTGCCATGTGCGGCCGCATCGAGGTATCCGGGAAGGCGTTGAAGTCCGACCGGGATCAGATGCGTGAGCCAACTGGTCAGCAGCAGAGCACTCACAAGACCCGGCACCGACAGGCCCGCAACGAAGGCGGCCCCTGCCTCGCGAAGCCTCAACTGCGCGACGACCGCTACGACCAGGACAGAAGCAACAGCGACGGAGTACCACGTAGCGTCCAGCACCGCGGCCGCAACCGCCAGCCCCGCGGCCGCTACCGTCAACAGGAACACCGCCCAGTCGACCGTCGGCAGACGCACGCGGTCACGCCACCGCCGTACCGTCGCCCGGGGGGCGCCGCCGAACGTCGGTCCGGCCGCGGCCCGCCGTCGTACCTGAGGTGATGCGACCGGCTGCGGCCTGGTCTGCGGCGGCGGGGCGTCGAGGTACGCCTGTGCAGTGGTGGAGATCGTCCTGCTGTCGTCGTTCGTGAGCTCTTCCAGCTTGGCTTTCGCCGTCTCGCGGACGTGCTCGTTACTTGCCTGGAGCAACTGTCCGAGCTCCTGGAGACC from Kribbella sp. NBC_00709 carries:
- a CDS encoding alpha/beta hydrolase family protein, translating into MSRMAWAGVVAIVTTVAMACTTDDAAPPAPPSTATSPLPTAPSPSAVRPVPTPVNPLSLQALMTKKYNGGDLKLDRVLARNPAYTRYHVSYRSGTLRISGIINIPSTPGPHPALVLNHGYIDPAVYTNGRGLMREQDYLARRGYVVLHTDYRNHAQSSKDASSELNLRLGYTEDAINAVLALKTSQYVDPARIGMLGRSMGGGVTYNTLVAQPGLVKAAVVFAPVSSDAVDNFNRWTRPDRPLATQLLRRYGEPSRNPSFWRNLSAVNFFDRVTEPVLIHHGESDSTCPIAWSRDSLAALKTAGKNATLSTYPGEEHAFGPAWPTSMARTVTFLKQHGV
- a CDS encoding sensor histidine kinase, yielding MTTTAAGRRGLAGLLAGFVVAEVAVAVGYLLAIGWGWHELVDSFMVTNGLMALTFGLCGAVIAWHRPSNPIGWLFLADGIGHATTPLAGAIAEFLADRGGSMSAQRVFVTISSAAWPWSIGLFLPLALLLFPTGHLLSPRWRWAAVGVIATAPLFVLEMVGSGDPIASDLPRGYLEIPSYDALGPLWALTELRNLVAILLAVVCLTIRYRRADETGRRQLLWLLLASVIAILFVTPWAFIAGTPILVLLAIPLIPIAVAVAIVRYQLLDIRLVISRALTWALLSLVAVSIYAVLVALLDSLIASQVGRSAAVTVFVALIIAPVLPRLQHLVDRALYGDRHDPARVASRVGEQLSAGLPGVVAAIRSALRLPYAALTVDGQVIAMDGTPGAVVPLELSYGGEVVGSLDVGVRSGESGLSSADRSVLGLVAVPLAVAVHATRLSAELQSSREKLISAREEERRRLRRDLHDGLGPTLTGIAFSADAAANLISTDTNQAIDLLSRLRADTRTAIGDIRRLVDDLRPPALDELGLVGALRQRADQMSFRADGSAIQVAVSANGLPTLPAALEVAAYRIATEALTNVVRHSRATSAVLALRCGSDLEIEVTDDGPPNGAWRPGVGLQAMRERAAELGGKFEAGPTPQGGLVRARFPLTAELEAR
- a CDS encoding response regulator transcription factor codes for the protein MTAGDLPDTIRVVLADDHPVVRAGLAALLTSLPGIDVVGVASTGREAVREVITSRPQVAVLDLQMPDLDGFAATRELARSAPDTAVLVLTMFEDDDSVFAAMRAGARGYLVKGAEQEEIARAIRAVAAGEAIFGPGVARRVLTFFSAPPPAADPFPELTTRERQILDLIAAGLSNPAIADRLTLASKTVANNVTTIFTKLGIADRATAIIQARNAGLGNQ
- a CDS encoding helix-turn-helix transcriptional regulator: MLETSQRLLSLLALLQTRPAWTGTELAERLEVTTRTIRNDIDRLRELGYPVDATRGPSGHYQLGVGAKLPPLLLDDEEAVAVAVGLRTGAGVMGMAESSARALTKLEQVLPHRLQRQVNAIHRAMEKGPDNTGSNVADPEIDPGVLATIAACIRDEHYLRFEYAVAAGSPMRGAGSGVVQDLPILVEPYRLVSWQRYWYLVARDESGTWRTYRVDWMSLRMATGRRYQARPMPGDDYTDFVLRDVASTGWKVHARITVFAPAQEVLSRIHAAVGIVESVDENTCVLVTGADSLEIVAVYIGMLGLDFHIDGPPDLITHLKTVGNRYLNAIR
- a CDS encoding epoxide hydrolase family protein, with protein sequence MSTNESIRSFTVTIDQADLDDLQARLARTRLPEPAPGDDWDLGTPNHYLREMVDHWQDGFDWREQEARMNSFPHYLTEIDGQTVHFIHVPSAVEGATPLLLLHTYPGSFVDFLDMIGPLTDPASYGGSDADAFSVVVPSMPGFAFSTPLIDRGWTMARVARTYDKLMRRLGYDSYGAHGSDGGAMISRELGVLNPDGFLGLHVLQLFSFPSGEPAEFEKFTPEDYAALEHLKWFQSVGGYNAINSTRPQTVAVGVSDSPVGQLAWNELFNSFGNGTSLVSRDQILTEVSLYWFTNSSAAAGRYHYEEAHAGVEPQLNHAPTGVAVFADDFKTIRPLADRDNTNIVHWSNFKEGGHYASLERPDDVTADLRKFFGNL
- a CDS encoding caspase, EACC1-associated type; translation: MGRRRALLVATYEYEDAGLRQLNTPAQDAEALADVLEDPAIAGFEVQMLINEPTSRVGEAIDEFYATAERDDLTLLYFSGHGLKDDNGRLYLAMKNTRRERLRFSALPAHMIDEAVAESSARQKILILDCCYGGAYAVQQLAKADSAVHTKTELGGRGRIVLTATDSTQYAFEGSQIHGEAAQSVFTRHVVEGLRSGAADLDADGDITADELYRYVYDAVVAEQPSQRPKQFADVEGRTVIAANVGWTLPERITANLGSQLQPLREAGLQELGQLLQASNEHVRETAKAKLEELTNDDSRTISTTAQAYLDAPPPQTRPQPVASPQVRRRAAAGPTFGGAPRATVRRWRDRVRLPTVDWAVFLLTVAAAGLAVAAAVLDATWYSVAVASVLVVAVVAQLRLREAGAAFVAGLSVPGLVSALLLTSWLTHLIPVGLQRLPGYLDAAAHGTWLAAGVVSFIKWRPGRPRPELRLVLLGAAAAILILVMVVDAYRGGPHLFKPDLLDRLSPVVLGILGAELALACPLLNLGRPFLAGWVVGGFVVWIGLVHPAAGFSSLLLVLFAVWLLLGIVGVIRPAAANLPTGRWFMAATLLAPAVLGGVAVAVVPPAARAPIAIGLAVSPDSQFLYAADIGNERIIKLSTTTRKQIGDALRVGVQPSRLDLSPDGKTLYVANSGSGTISVIDVAAWKVVGQPIAVAPEPTELTLSVAAHRLYVLSKKSQTITEVNTETMQTVGGPLASGANPADIAVDDKGKRLYIAGGDSDTVAVIDTLTRQPARSPIPVESKLRDLTPGADGALYALGSSSYAVINTNVETTRPTPQPLPDGSRIAASDGKRLYILGTEGANDVVRIVDLSKHQVVESLTDDLGATVELAVSQDGQRMYVSNFFQDGILVLDTVGPKVIDKIELKS